From the Micromonospora echinospora genome, the window CCTGCTCCGGCAGCGTGATCTCCTCCGAGTGGGTGCTGACCGCCCGGCACTGCGTCGGCGGCACGATGTCGGTCCGGATCGGCAGCGTCTACTACGCCTCCGGCGGCACCACCCGCACCGTCAGCGCCACCTACAGCCGCTACGACCTCGCGCTGATGCGCCTGTCGAGCCCGGTGAGCACCTCGTACGTCTCGCTGGCCAGCAGCAACCCGCCGGTCGGCTCGACCAACACCATCTACGGCTGGGGCATGACCTGCTACAGCGGCTGCTCCGCCTCCAGCCAGCTGAAGACCGCCACCGTGCAGGTGACCGGCCTCACCACCGACGCGTACGGCGGCCAGGCGATCCGGAGCAGCCGGATCAACGGCAACGCGTGGCGGGGCGACTCGGGCGGCCCGCAGTTCTACAACGGCCTCCAGGTCGGCGTGGCCTCCACCGCCGACGGCCGCACCATCCAGAACTACGGCAGCGTCGCGTACAACCGGGCCTGGATCACCTCGGTCTCCGGCGTCTGACCTGCCCGGTCGAGGCGGGATGCGACCCCGCTGACCGCCTTCTGACCCGACGTGCCGACTCGGCGCGGACGGTCCGGCTCGTGCCGGCCGTCCGCGCCGCGCCGTTTCGCAGCATGCGGCGAGGTGAACACGGCTCGCGAACCGCCCGCCGGGGCGGATGCCAGCATCGATGACGTGCTGGTCGTGACGACGGATACGCTGCCCGGCTACGAGATCCGCCAGGTCCTCGGCGAAGTGGTGTCATCGATGGCCAGGACCCGGAACCCCTACCGCGAGGGCGTGAAGAACCTGCGCGGCGGCGCGTACGACCCGATGGCCTCGGACAACCTCACCCGCTGGCGTACCGACTCGGTGACCCGGCTCGGCGAGGAGGCCCGCCGCCTCGGCGCCAACGCCGTGCTGGGGATGCGGTTCGACAGCCGGGACTGCGGCGAGATGTGGATGGAGGTGTGCGCCTACGGGACGGCCGTGGTCGTCGTACCCCGGGCGCCCGCGACCATGCCCCCGGACCAGCCGGTCGTCGCGGCGGACACCGCCCACGAGGCGGGGATCGCCGAGGCTCCCGGCGGCATCGCCGAGCCGGCGAGCGCCCCGAACCTCTCCACCGCCGCCGAGACCCCCACCCCGCGCTCCTGACCGGGACGGGTCAGAGGATGGGGGGCGGGGAGTAGGCGGCGGCCTCGGGGTGCTGGGTGACGATCTTCGTGATCCGGGCGGTGACCGAGGCGACCTGGGCCGCGGCGGCCCCGACGAAGGCGCCCCGGTCGGCGACCAGGGTGTCGATCTCGGCCCGGGTGAGGCCGAGCCGGGAATCGGCGGCCAGCCGGTCGAACAGGTCGTTCCCGGCCACGCCCCGCTCCCGCATGGCCAGGGCCACGGCGACCGCGTGCTCCTTGATCGCCTCGTGTGCCACCTCCCGGCCCACGCCGCGGCGCACCGCCGCCACCAGGATCTTCGTGGTCGCCAGGAACGGCAGGAAGCGCTCCAGCTCCCGCTCGATCACCGCCGGGTACGCCCCGAACTCGTCGAGCACGGTGAGGAAGGTCTGGAACAGCCCGTCGGCGGCGAAGAAGGCGTCCGGCAGGGCCACCCGGCGCACCACCGAACAGGAGACGTCCCCCTCGTTCCACTGGTCGCCGGCGAGCTCGCCGACCATCGACAGGTAACCCCGGATGATCACCGCGAAGCCGTTGACCCGCTCGCTGGACCGGGTGTTCATCTTGTGCGGCATCGCGCTGGAACCGACCTGACCCGGCTTGAAGCCCTCGGTGACCAACTCCTGACCGACCATCAGCCGGATCGTGGTGGCCAGCGAGGAGGGAGCCGCGGCCACCTGGGAGAGCGCGG encodes:
- a CDS encoding S1 family peptidase encodes the protein MRIRSLVAALSAAFVGMIGLGAPAAASEPAPVTPYIIGGGYVSSAPWAAAVFSNGSFTCSGSVISSEWVLTARHCVGGTMSVRIGSVYYASGGTTRTVSATYSRYDLALMRLSSPVSTSYVSLASSNPPVGSTNTIYGWGMTCYSGCSASSQLKTATVQVTGLTTDAYGGQAIRSSRINGNAWRGDSGGPQFYNGLQVGVASTADGRTIQNYGSVAYNRAWITSVSGV